In the Thiomicrorhabdus sp. genome, one interval contains:
- a CDS encoding transglutaminase-like cysteine peptidase codes for MPSPSRVFSLQLGLFALLLFFSFSQYHWLSAKEPPRVVSPQEIQKAKTQYNFLAGLRLQAWQDLVDESIDLPEKIQLQKVNNFFNEVRFVSDQKNWGKKDYWATPVELLSVDAGDCEDYSVAKYFTLKALGVPESKLYLTYVKAIRLNQAHMVLTYYQTPKAIPLVLDNLNRKILPATLRTDLLPVYSFNGEGLWKARQRGKGKEIAGGSRQLKAWDDLLKRLGQN; via the coding sequence ATGCCAAGCCCAAGTCGAGTTTTCTCTCTTCAACTTGGGCTTTTTGCGTTATTACTCTTCTTCTCTTTTTCCCAGTACCACTGGCTTTCAGCCAAAGAACCTCCCCGAGTTGTTTCCCCTCAAGAGATTCAAAAGGCAAAAACCCAATATAACTTTCTTGCCGGACTGCGCTTGCAGGCATGGCAGGATCTGGTCGACGAAAGCATTGACCTCCCCGAAAAAATCCAACTGCAAAAAGTCAATAATTTCTTCAACGAGGTACGTTTTGTCTCCGATCAGAAAAACTGGGGGAAAAAAGATTACTGGGCCACCCCGGTAGAGCTGTTATCCGTTGATGCCGGGGATTGTGAAGACTACTCGGTGGCAAAATATTTCACCTTGAAGGCGCTTGGTGTGCCGGAGAGCAAGCTCTATTTGACTTATGTCAAAGCTATTCGACTGAACCAGGCACACATGGTCCTGACCTACTACCAGACGCCGAAAGCCATTCCCCTTGTTCTCGACAACCTGAACCGGAAAATTCTGCCGGCGACGCTGCGTACGGATTTACTCCCGGTTTACAGTTTTAACGGCGAAGGCCTGTGGAAAGCGCGACAACGCGGTAAAGGCAAGGAAATTGCCGGCGGTTCCCGTCAATTAAAAGCATGGGATGATCTTTTAAAACGTCTGGGACAAAATTAA
- a CDS encoding substrate-binding domain-containing protein: MSSLFALCISAFILCSPVRADDILLLCNLNSASPITLSSQQLKRIYTMKTRVWSDGTPITVFTLQTSDPVHKLFTQKLLKTNIYQLDRIWNRLTFSGQGRPPIILDTEEEMLANLKETPGAIGYLSGEIDSSKDLHPIQIREP; encoded by the coding sequence TTGTCAAGCCTATTTGCGCTGTGTATCAGCGCTTTCATCCTCTGCTCTCCCGTCAGGGCTGACGATATTCTATTGCTGTGCAACTTAAACTCGGCCTCTCCCATCACCCTATCGTCACAGCAGCTGAAACGTATCTACACCATGAAGACCAGAGTCTGGTCGGACGGCACACCTATCACAGTATTTACACTGCAAACCAGCGACCCTGTCCACAAACTGTTCACACAGAAACTGCTTAAAACCAACATCTATCAACTGGATCGAATCTGGAATCGGCTAACCTTCAGCGGACAAGGAAGACCTCCAATCATTCTTGATACCGAAGAAGAAATGCTTGCAAACCTGAAGGAAACTCCAGGAGCCATCGGTTATCTTTCCGGTGAGATCGACAGCAGCAAAGATTTGCACCCCATTCAGATAAGAGAGCCTTAA
- a CDS encoding iron-containing alcohol dehydrogenase, with translation MNAYQIPSFQFAAMPHLHFGWGIGAQLSEHLKQNFSGTLILIVSPSLMKSGRFGEQLKQALEAEFDLKIFQVSGEPSPDLVDDIVPQCPKNAQAVIGLGGGSVLDAAKAIAGLIPSQTSVMDYLEGVGAGKQLQSPTCPFIAVPTTAGTGSETTKNAVLSRIGFFKKSFRSNLLLAQSAWLDPQLLESCPKDVLYATGMDAFTQLLESYTTLKSNPVTDALAWQGMQMFVGSFEAINNDEDSIRKEGYCNLMLAATLSGTTLANAGLGAVHGLAGPIGAFFKASHGIVCARLLAPITQANIESLQSENPVHAGQILQKYRQVGQLLNPQVSGPESLNTLITSLDAFAQNYTPQGLKSYGLQPDNLQVILENCRSGSMLGNPLPLTDRQLLDAMLKAL, from the coding sequence ATGAACGCTTATCAGATTCCTTCCTTCCAGTTTGCCGCTATGCCGCATTTGCATTTTGGCTGGGGCATCGGGGCTCAGTTAAGCGAACACCTGAAGCAGAACTTCTCCGGTACGCTGATTCTGATTGTCAGTCCCAGTCTGATGAAATCCGGCCGCTTCGGAGAGCAACTAAAACAAGCGCTGGAAGCCGAATTCGACCTGAAAATATTTCAAGTCAGCGGTGAGCCGTCTCCTGATCTTGTTGACGACATCGTCCCGCAGTGCCCGAAAAACGCTCAGGCTGTTATCGGCCTCGGCGGAGGCAGTGTACTGGATGCGGCCAAAGCGATCGCCGGTCTGATTCCAAGCCAAACTTCGGTCATGGATTATCTGGAAGGCGTTGGTGCGGGAAAACAATTGCAGAGCCCGACCTGTCCGTTCATTGCCGTTCCAACCACAGCCGGAACCGGCAGCGAAACAACCAAAAACGCGGTCCTGTCACGCATTGGCTTCTTCAAAAAATCCTTCCGGAGCAACCTGTTGCTGGCGCAGTCGGCCTGGCTGGACCCCCAGCTTCTGGAGAGCTGCCCTAAAGACGTTCTCTATGCAACGGGCATGGATGCTTTCACCCAGCTTCTGGAATCCTATACCACTCTGAAGAGTAACCCGGTTACCGACGCTCTGGCCTGGCAAGGTATGCAGATGTTTGTTGGCAGCTTTGAAGCCATTAATAACGACGAAGACAGCATTCGAAAAGAGGGTTACTGCAATCTGATGCTCGCGGCGACGCTGTCCGGAACCACTCTGGCTAATGCAGGGCTTGGAGCAGTGCATGGCCTGGCCGGCCCCATCGGTGCCTTCTTCAAAGCTTCGCATGGCATTGTCTGCGCCAGGCTCTTGGCCCCTATTACGCAGGCAAACATCGAAAGCCTGCAATCAGAAAACCCGGTGCATGCCGGGCAGATTCTGCAGAAATATCGTCAGGTCGGACAATTACTCAACCCTCAAGTCTCAGGCCCGGAATCGTTAAACACCCTGATCACCAGTCTCGATGCCTTTGCGCAGAACTACACTCCTCAAGGCCTGAAAAGTTACGGTTTGCAGCCGGACAATCTACAGGTCATTCTGGAGAATTGCCGGAGCGGCAGCATGCTTGGAAACCCCCTACCGCTTACAGATCGCCAGCTTTTGGATGCGATGCTCAAAGCACTGTAA
- a CDS encoding response regulator transcription factor, which translates to MKPTLLYAYEEKALPNWLQACDNNAEVLKSLADLGHNAANGRLLMIQIGSEVQIEQINKLCQLNFDILALSNTPTDAEGLKLFQLGIKGYLNTYATIDRIKQAIDTIRSGNVWLGQSLMQTMFSAMQPAKQANDGWKELLTARELATAELVLESLSNKQIAKQLNITERTVKAHLHNIFQKLGVTDRLALALKIKNW; encoded by the coding sequence ATGAAACCGACACTACTTTATGCTTACGAAGAAAAAGCACTACCGAATTGGTTACAAGCGTGTGACAATAACGCTGAGGTATTGAAATCACTGGCAGACTTAGGACATAATGCTGCAAACGGTCGATTACTGATGATTCAGATCGGCTCAGAAGTGCAAATAGAGCAAATTAATAAACTATGCCAATTAAATTTTGATATATTAGCTCTAAGTAACACACCCACAGATGCTGAGGGATTAAAACTTTTTCAGCTCGGGATTAAAGGATACCTGAACACTTACGCGACAATCGATCGTATCAAACAGGCCATTGATACCATTCGGTCCGGAAATGTGTGGTTGGGGCAATCCTTAATGCAGACCATGTTCAGCGCTATGCAGCCGGCAAAGCAGGCGAACGATGGCTGGAAAGAATTATTGACGGCACGAGAGCTGGCAACAGCTGAACTCGTGCTTGAAAGTCTTAGCAATAAACAAATTGCCAAGCAGCTAAACATAACGGAACGGACCGTAAAAGCCCATTTGCATAATATTTTTCAAAAGCTCGGGGTCACGGATCGTTTGGCCTTAGCCTTAAAAATTAAAAACTGGTAA
- a CDS encoding HlyD family type I secretion periplasmic adaptor subunit: MQFKNMMKKSKAPQQDNDLEFMSSLSQATLEKPTSRSQIVVWVVLLVLIWFITWANYAELDKIVRGSGKVVPSSQIQIIQNLEGGIVEELYIHPGDKVKKGQTLLKLDNTQFASSYGESEIKEAQLIAKAQRLAAEAFDKPLKRANIENNDVVQALYDREYELYLARQKQRESDDSIIVEQIEQKKIELRGTLGEQQQLRRSLALISKEVNLMKPLVRQGVASEVDLLKLQRQENDVLTKLKGVQNKIPRLQSQITENRAKRVEAKEQFMNDAHEELNKVLAEKSQLEKSKVALEDRVNRTDIKSPVNGTIKQMFVNTIGGVVQPGSDIVEIVPDDDSLILETRIKPADIGFLYPGLKAKVKFTAYDFSIYGGLDGSVIGISADTITDEEGNSFYLAKIKTDKNHLGKENDPLYLLPGMTADVDVIVGKHTVLDYILKPIIKTKDLALRES; encoded by the coding sequence ATGCAGTTTAAAAACATGATGAAAAAATCAAAAGCGCCACAGCAAGATAATGATCTTGAATTTATGTCGAGTTTGAGTCAGGCGACTTTGGAAAAACCAACGTCCCGTTCGCAAATTGTCGTCTGGGTCGTTCTTCTGGTTCTCATCTGGTTCATCACTTGGGCCAACTATGCCGAACTGGATAAAATTGTCCGCGGTTCCGGCAAAGTCGTCCCGTCTTCGCAGATTCAGATCATTCAGAACCTGGAAGGCGGGATCGTCGAAGAACTTTATATTCACCCTGGCGACAAAGTCAAAAAGGGCCAGACGCTGCTAAAACTGGATAACACCCAGTTCGCCAGTTCTTATGGAGAAAGCGAGATCAAGGAAGCCCAGCTGATCGCCAAAGCCCAGCGTCTGGCTGCCGAAGCTTTCGACAAGCCGTTGAAGCGAGCAAATATCGAAAATAATGATGTCGTTCAAGCTCTGTATGATCGCGAATACGAACTCTATCTGGCCCGTCAGAAACAGCGTGAAAGCGACGACTCAATTATCGTCGAACAGATCGAGCAAAAGAAAATTGAACTGCGTGGAACCCTCGGAGAACAACAACAACTCAGACGCTCTCTAGCGCTCATTTCCAAGGAAGTCAATCTAATGAAGCCGCTGGTTAGACAGGGCGTCGCCTCAGAAGTGGATCTTTTGAAACTGCAACGCCAGGAAAACGATGTGTTGACCAAACTCAAAGGAGTTCAAAACAAAATTCCGCGTCTGCAATCTCAAATCACCGAAAACCGCGCCAAACGAGTGGAAGCCAAAGAGCAATTCATGAACGATGCCCATGAAGAGCTGAATAAGGTTCTAGCGGAAAAATCTCAGCTGGAAAAATCCAAAGTCGCTTTGGAAGACCGCGTTAACCGGACGGATATTAAATCTCCGGTTAACGGGACGATCAAACAGATGTTTGTAAACACCATCGGCGGAGTCGTCCAGCCGGGTAGCGATATCGTTGAAATCGTGCCGGATGACGACTCCCTGATTCTGGAAACCCGCATCAAACCTGCCGATATCGGTTTTCTTTATCCGGGTCTGAAGGCAAAAGTCAAATTCACCGCCTATGACTTCTCGATTTACGGTGGCCTCGACGGTTCAGTAATCGGTATTTCCGCCGATACCATTACTGACGAAGAGGGGAACAGCTTCTATTTAGCCAAAATCAAAACCGATAAAAATCATTTAGGAAAAGAAAATGACCCTTTATATCTGCTGCCGGGTATGACTGCGGACGTAGATGTTATCGTCGGAAAACATACTGTACTGGATTACATCCTGAAACCGATCATCAAAACCAAAGATTTGGCATTGAGAGAATCGTAA
- a CDS encoding sulfite exporter TauE/SafE family protein yields the protein MSESSLVTALIVGLLGGVHCLGMCGGVVGALTFGLKADIQRSRFRVLKFQIAYNLGRILSYTLIGAIFGFLGSSLMTLDGLLPIQITLQVFAGGLMVALGLYLAGWWNGVVVIERLGQSLWSKLKPRVQKYSMVETYSQAWIYGFLWGWLPCGLVYSMLIMAMSAGDFVQGAFIMLSFGLGTLPNLLLMGAFAFYFTRLARSLWIRRFAGLTVILFGLWELYSALGLKVN from the coding sequence ATGAGTGAATCATCCTTAGTGACTGCACTGATTGTCGGCCTGTTAGGCGGAGTTCATTGTCTTGGTATGTGTGGCGGTGTTGTCGGGGCTCTGACATTCGGCTTGAAAGCGGACATTCAAAGAAGCAGATTCCGGGTTCTTAAATTTCAGATAGCTTATAACCTCGGCAGAATTTTAAGCTATACCCTGATTGGGGCTATTTTCGGCTTCTTGGGGAGTAGTTTGATGACTCTCGATGGTTTGCTACCGATTCAAATCACACTGCAGGTGTTTGCCGGAGGGTTGATGGTCGCTTTAGGATTGTATTTGGCCGGCTGGTGGAATGGTGTTGTCGTGATAGAGCGTTTAGGTCAGTCTCTGTGGTCGAAGCTGAAGCCGCGCGTCCAGAAATATTCAATGGTTGAAACCTATTCTCAGGCATGGATTTACGGCTTTTTATGGGGTTGGTTGCCATGCGGTTTGGTTTATAGCATGTTGATTATGGCGATGAGTGCCGGAGATTTTGTGCAGGGAGCCTTCATTATGCTGTCGTTCGGGTTAGGTACCTTGCCGAATTTGCTGCTCATGGGTGCGTTTGCATTTTATTTCACACGTTTGGCACGTTCTTTATGGATACGTCGGTTTGCCGGTTTGACGGTCATTTTGTTCGGCTTGTGGGAGCTATATTCCGCGCTGGGTTTGAAAGTGAATTGA
- a CDS encoding LapD/MoxY N-terminal periplasmic domain-containing protein — protein MSLYKQISLLISSILLTLLAGIFVLNLAATKQFLQEQLGSHAQDTATSLGLSLSTIPEPDDIAVMETMINAVFDRGYYQQITLADLDGKTLYHRQDPKQIEGIPSWFINLISLQTPEAKAMVQAGWTPLGRLSVTSHPGYAYVELWQNFLNLLSGFAIAAFISIILLILSLKLLLSPLRRVEEQAKAVVEKEYILQKKLPKTSELRQVVLAMNTMIEKLKTIFDRDAAAAQRLQKLAYQDQVTEFSNRQHFEMVFDSFLDVKQEMVDGSIALLHIHKLKELNERFGYANTDKFIRRLAGRLKLQFSQHNISFGRLNGSEIAILIPGKSPRQIHLILHEIVESTPQELQQCTIEPTATYLSSSICRYAPGQSRGEILSRLDFGVQQIKGFEENRIYTEDSMEESGNQRQEQQIFEQYSQQSFLLFSQPVIDLTGKITQNELLLRMRESDGSLRSAAYFIPLFEKHNRMAELDLKTVELCHRYLDEQHEDCINPAINISLQSIQEENARNNLLQHLSRLSAQNASIELPEHLVLNHKALVTDFIDQVTALGIRIGIDHFGSHFANILYLQKLKPDYIKLDASFARSIESSDMTRNYVEKLRDMTQHFDIKIIAMAVETEEQRAAFAELGIDGFQGYLYGAPQKLDQD, from the coding sequence ATGAGCCTCTACAAACAGATATCATTACTTATCAGCAGCATTCTCCTCACGCTGCTTGCCGGCATTTTTGTTTTGAATCTGGCGGCTACCAAGCAATTTCTTCAAGAACAGCTTGGCTCTCATGCCCAGGATACGGCGACCTCTCTCGGTTTATCTCTCAGCACCATTCCCGAGCCGGACGACATCGCCGTCATGGAAACCATGATCAATGCCGTCTTTGATCGCGGCTATTACCAACAGATCACCTTAGCCGATCTGGACGGCAAAACACTTTACCACCGGCAAGACCCCAAACAGATCGAAGGCATTCCCAGCTGGTTCATCAACCTGATTTCCCTGCAGACACCGGAGGCCAAAGCGATGGTTCAGGCAGGCTGGACCCCTCTTGGCAGGCTAAGTGTCACCAGCCACCCCGGTTATGCCTATGTGGAATTATGGCAGAACTTTTTAAACCTCCTGTCCGGCTTCGCCATTGCCGCATTCATCTCAATTATCCTGCTGATTCTCAGCCTGAAATTGCTACTTTCTCCGCTTCGACGAGTTGAGGAACAAGCCAAAGCCGTTGTCGAAAAAGAGTATATTCTCCAGAAAAAACTGCCGAAAACGAGCGAACTGCGCCAGGTTGTTCTGGCCATGAACACCATGATCGAGAAACTCAAAACGATTTTCGATCGCGATGCCGCTGCCGCACAGCGCCTGCAAAAACTAGCTTATCAGGATCAGGTCACCGAATTCAGCAACCGCCAGCATTTCGAGATGGTTTTCGACAGTTTTCTGGACGTCAAACAGGAGATGGTTGACGGAAGCATCGCTTTACTGCACATCCATAAATTAAAAGAACTCAACGAACGGTTCGGCTATGCCAATACCGACAAATTCATCCGTAGATTGGCTGGACGTTTAAAGCTGCAATTCTCCCAGCACAACATCTCCTTCGGCCGTTTGAACGGCAGTGAAATTGCCATATTGATTCCTGGAAAATCGCCGCGTCAAATCCACCTGATCCTGCACGAAATTGTTGAGTCCACTCCTCAAGAACTCCAGCAATGCACCATCGAACCGACGGCAACCTATCTGTCTTCTTCAATTTGCCGATACGCTCCGGGACAGAGCCGGGGAGAAATTTTAAGCCGCCTGGATTTCGGCGTTCAACAGATCAAAGGCTTTGAAGAAAACCGAATCTACACCGAAGATTCCATGGAAGAAAGCGGCAACCAACGACAAGAACAACAGATTTTCGAACAGTATTCCCAGCAATCCTTCCTGCTGTTTTCACAACCGGTAATCGATCTTACCGGCAAAATCACTCAGAACGAGCTGCTATTGCGCATGCGGGAAAGCGATGGTTCTTTGCGCAGTGCCGCTTACTTCATTCCCCTGTTTGAGAAACACAACCGAATGGCCGAACTGGATTTAAAAACCGTGGAACTCTGCCACCGTTATCTGGACGAACAGCACGAAGATTGCATCAATCCGGCGATAAACATCTCACTGCAATCCATACAGGAAGAAAATGCGCGCAACAACCTGCTGCAACACTTATCACGACTATCAGCACAAAATGCCTCTATCGAACTTCCCGAACACTTGGTTCTCAACCATAAAGCACTGGTTACCGATTTTATCGATCAAGTTACTGCACTGGGCATCCGCATCGGGATCGATCATTTCGGCAGCCATTTTGCCAATATTCTGTATCTGCAAAAATTGAAACCGGACTACATTAAACTCGATGCTTCTTTTGCGCGCTCAATCGAGTCCAGCGACATGACACGCAATTACGTCGAGAAACTACGTGACATGACACAACACTTCGACATTAAAATTATTGCCATGGCCGTCGAAACCGAAGAACAGAGAGCCGCGTTTGCCGAATTGGGAATTGACGGTTTCCAGGGTTACCTGTACGGCGCGCCCCAGAAACTTGACCAGGATTAA
- a CDS encoding OmpA family protein, whose protein sequence is MKHYKTPLTLGILTFNALFASQVLAEKPHAIEAIESGHLDALSYYEDLDQDGVKDTIDQCPNSAPGATVNQYGCQSREDNLDIKPTNATAPAVAPQPVEQVTYTLSNAIFDTNKHTIRGDQVHVLQENAGYLRNLPANEYILVTGHADASGPDDFNMRLSWRRANSVKQFLVQELGMASDRFYIVGRGETQPIADNATVAGRQLNRRITLQPMTKELIPADATTVMPASMNRYK, encoded by the coding sequence ATGAAGCATTACAAAACCCCCTTAACCTTAGGCATTCTGACCTTCAACGCTTTGTTTGCCAGTCAGGTTTTAGCCGAAAAACCGCATGCCATTGAGGCCATTGAAAGCGGTCACCTTGATGCACTAAGCTACTACGAAGATCTTGATCAGGACGGCGTGAAAGATACTATCGACCAATGTCCAAACTCTGCGCCTGGCGCCACCGTGAATCAGTACGGCTGTCAAAGCCGCGAAGACAATCTGGATATCAAGCCGACAAATGCAACCGCCCCTGCCGTTGCACCTCAACCGGTTGAACAGGTTACTTATACACTAAGCAACGCCATCTTCGACACCAACAAACACACTATCCGCGGCGACCAGGTTCATGTATTACAGGAAAACGCCGGTTATCTACGCAATCTTCCGGCAAATGAGTACATTCTGGTAACCGGTCACGCTGATGCGTCCGGCCCTGACGATTTCAACATGCGTCTTTCATGGCGTCGTGCCAACAGCGTCAAGCAATTCCTGGTACAGGAATTGGGAATGGCTTCGGATCGTTTCTACATTGTCGGACGCGGTGAAACTCAGCCAATCGCGGATAATGCTACAGTTGCCGGACGTCAGCTGAACCGTCGCATCACTTTGCAGCCAATGACTAAAGAGCTGATCCCTGCGGATGCGACAACAGTCATGCCTGCTTCGATGAATCGTTACAAATAA
- a CDS encoding TolC family outer membrane protein, whose protein sequence is MRRRFPKLFAALGSAFILSNLSVGTAHAIELVPTVEDAILHNPEFREQVKAHQGVQADLRGAEGGWLPKVDLGAGIGQEKITTTSANTDMTRKEAAVTVSQNLFEGFATESEITRQQARLDSAGYSAHAKANQIALDMVEAYVNLLKEQELLRLAQQSHDTHQRILDQIMQRNQAGVGNSVEVDQAKARLSLASSNLIAERNNYRDTLARFERVLGRMPDSDLVKPSLNYSFPAKLEDAVNTALIEHPAMRSANADIATVRYQYDVAESAFYPRVDVDVKQTWDENINGIDGKSENFQAMLRVSYNLFNGGKDDANLDKVAASVHQAAEVRNNTRRQIIENMHYAWNAEKYIRDQLEFMQKHTDLTLATLEGYRKQFSLGRRSLLDLLNTEDEYISAQRALVTSQHDHLISQYRILNGMGLLLNALNIKVDYALAENEYNEE, encoded by the coding sequence ATGCGCAGACGTTTCCCAAAATTATTTGCGGCTCTAGGTAGCGCTTTCATTCTGAGCAATCTGAGTGTTGGCACTGCCCATGCAATTGAACTCGTCCCAACGGTCGAAGACGCAATTCTGCATAACCCCGAATTTAGAGAACAAGTAAAAGCCCACCAAGGTGTACAAGCCGATTTACGCGGCGCTGAAGGTGGTTGGTTGCCAAAAGTTGATCTTGGTGCCGGAATCGGACAGGAAAAAATCACAACAACTTCTGCGAACACCGACATGACTCGAAAAGAGGCAGCGGTAACGGTTTCTCAAAACCTGTTTGAAGGCTTTGCAACTGAGTCTGAAATTACACGTCAACAAGCACGTTTGGATTCTGCCGGTTACTCTGCGCATGCCAAGGCAAACCAAATTGCTCTGGATATGGTCGAAGCTTACGTCAACCTTCTGAAAGAACAGGAACTTCTGCGTCTTGCTCAACAAAGCCATGACACTCACCAACGCATCCTTGATCAAATCATGCAACGTAACCAAGCCGGTGTCGGTAACTCGGTTGAAGTTGATCAGGCAAAAGCTCGTTTGTCTCTTGCAAGCTCCAATCTGATTGCAGAGCGCAATAACTATCGCGATACACTAGCCCGTTTCGAACGCGTTCTTGGTCGCATGCCGGATTCAGACCTGGTAAAACCAAGCCTGAACTACAGCTTCCCTGCCAAACTGGAAGACGCTGTTAATACTGCTCTGATCGAACACCCAGCAATGCGTTCTGCAAATGCGGATATTGCAACGGTTCGTTACCAGTATGACGTTGCGGAAAGCGCTTTCTACCCTCGCGTTGACGTTGACGTCAAACAAACTTGGGATGAAAATATTAACGGAATCGATGGCAAGAGCGAAAACTTCCAAGCAATGTTGCGTGTAAGTTATAACCTGTTCAACGGTGGTAAAGATGACGCCAACTTGGACAAAGTTGCTGCCTCCGTTCACCAGGCTGCAGAAGTGCGTAACAACACTCGCCGCCAAATCATCGAGAACATGCACTATGCGTGGAACGCTGAAAAGTATATCCGTGATCAGCTAGAGTTCATGCAAAAACACACCGATCTGACTTTGGCTACACTGGAAGGTTACCGTAAACAATTCAGCCTTGGTCGTCGTTCGTTGCTTGATCTGTTGAACACGGAAGATGAATATATCAGTGCGCAACGTGCTTTGGTTACCAGCCAACATGATCATTTGATTTCTCAATACCGCATTCTTAACGGTATGGGATTATTGCTGAACGCTTTGAACATCAAAGTTGATTACGCATTGGCCGAAAACGAATACAACGAAGAATAA